The Microbacterium foliorum genome has a window encoding:
- a CDS encoding prenyltransferase: protein MTSPPRGSLRRDIAQIILSSRPVSWINTAFPFAAAYLLSTREVDLTLIIGTLYFLVPYNLAMYGINDVFDYASDLANPRKGGIEGALLAPRIHRATLWSAAITNIPFLAYLVIVGNPASWVWLAVSVFAVIAYSARGLRFKERPFLDSTTSSLHFVTPAIVGLTLADAMITSTVALVLVAFFLWGMAAHAFGAVQDIGPDREGGIGSIATVIGARATVRLSLALWTLAGIAMLFTAWPGPLGALLAVPYIVNAAPWWTVTDESSPGTNRAWRRFITLNYFAGFLATMILILAWVS from the coding sequence GTGACCTCTCCCCCGCGCGGCTCCCTGCGACGCGACATCGCCCAGATCATCCTGTCGTCCCGTCCCGTCAGCTGGATCAACACCGCCTTCCCCTTCGCCGCGGCCTACCTCCTGAGCACACGCGAGGTCGACCTGACGCTGATCATCGGCACGCTGTACTTCCTGGTGCCGTACAACCTCGCCATGTACGGCATCAACGACGTGTTCGACTACGCCTCCGACCTGGCGAATCCGCGCAAGGGCGGTATCGAGGGCGCTCTGCTCGCACCGCGCATCCACCGCGCCACCCTGTGGTCGGCGGCGATCACGAACATCCCCTTCCTCGCCTACCTGGTGATCGTCGGAAACCCCGCCTCCTGGGTCTGGCTGGCGGTGAGCGTCTTCGCCGTCATCGCCTACTCGGCCCGCGGGCTGCGCTTCAAGGAGCGGCCGTTCCTCGACTCCACGACCTCCAGCCTGCACTTCGTCACCCCGGCGATCGTGGGGCTGACCCTGGCCGACGCGATGATCACGTCGACGGTCGCGCTCGTACTGGTCGCCTTCTTCCTCTGGGGGATGGCCGCGCACGCGTTCGGCGCCGTGCAGGACATCGGCCCCGACCGCGAGGGCGGCATCGGCTCGATCGCCACGGTCATCGGTGCCCGCGCGACCGTCCGTCTGTCGCTCGCCCTGTGGACGCTCGCCGGCATCGCGATGCTGTTCACCGCATGGCCCGGCCCGCTCGGCGCTCTTCTCGCCGTGCCCTACATCGTGAACGCCGCGCCGTGGTGGACGGTCACCGATGAGAGCTCACCCGGCACGAACCGCGCCTGGCGCCGCTTCATCACCCTCAACTACTTCGCCGGGTTCCTCGCGACGATGATCCTCATCCTCGCCTGGGTGTCCTGA
- a CDS encoding histone-like nucleoid-structuring protein Lsr2 has translation MARRIVHQLVDDIDGAVLEVGEGETVHFSLNGTSYEIDLNTAHAEELRAALEPYISAGRRAGSSSATRSAAPRKRQGRNPEVAAIRAWANDNGYTLSERGRIPNPVVEAYNAAH, from the coding sequence ATGGCTAGAAGAATTGTGCACCAGTTGGTCGATGACATCGATGGGGCGGTCCTGGAGGTGGGCGAAGGCGAGACCGTGCATTTCTCGCTGAATGGCACCTCGTACGAGATCGACCTCAATACCGCGCACGCCGAGGAATTGCGTGCGGCGCTGGAGCCCTATATCTCGGCAGGGCGCAGGGCCGGGTCCTCGAGCGCGACGCGTTCCGCTGCACCGAGAAAGCGTCAGGGACGCAATCCTGAGGTCGCTGCGATCAGGGCCTGGGCGAATGACAACGGCTACACGCTGTCGGAGCGGGGACGCATCCCCAATCCCGTCGTCGAGGCGTACAACGCCGCGCACTGA
- a CDS encoding methylated-DNA--[protein]-cysteine S-methyltransferase, which yields MTFRYDFAPTPFGDALAVFSDDGIVRFDLSESEDPSVPWLLENVSHRLGAVPEPAPGAADELSALLDDYFDGVAVRFDELLTWDWRLADGFARAALQTITTIEWGETMSYGEVAALAGHPGAARAVGTACRNTPFSIIVPVHRVVRSDGSPGHYGTHPERKRFLLDLETAR from the coding sequence ATGACCTTCCGCTACGACTTCGCCCCCACCCCCTTCGGGGATGCGCTCGCGGTGTTCTCCGACGACGGCATCGTCCGGTTCGACCTCTCGGAATCCGAAGACCCCTCCGTGCCCTGGCTTCTCGAGAACGTCTCGCATCGCCTGGGCGCCGTGCCGGAACCGGCGCCGGGTGCCGCCGACGAGCTCTCCGCCCTGCTCGACGACTACTTCGACGGAGTCGCCGTGCGCTTCGACGAGCTGCTCACCTGGGACTGGCGGCTGGCCGACGGCTTCGCGCGGGCGGCACTGCAGACCATCACGACGATCGAGTGGGGCGAGACGATGAGCTACGGCGAGGTGGCGGCGCTCGCGGGTCACCCCGGGGCGGCACGGGCGGTGGGCACCGCCTGCCGCAACACCCCGTTCTCGATCATCGTCCCCGTGCACAGGGTCGTCCGCTCCGACGGCTCGCCGGGGCACTACGGCACCCATCCCGAGCGCAAGCGCTTCCTGCTGGATCTCGAGACGGCGCGGTGA
- a CDS encoding lycopene cyclase domain-containing protein, with amino-acid sequence MGFVYLAVLLLVLGCMLLLDRRFRLFFWRDAVSASLVTVLGLAFFLIWDIAGIAGGIFFRGDAVVATGIVLAPELPIEEPVFLLFLVVCTMVVYTGAVRLLSARARARREVHP; translated from the coding sequence ATGGGGTTCGTCTACCTCGCGGTCCTGCTCCTCGTCCTCGGCTGCATGCTGCTTCTCGATCGCCGCTTCCGGCTCTTCTTCTGGCGGGATGCCGTCTCGGCGTCGCTCGTCACCGTCCTCGGTCTCGCCTTCTTCCTGATCTGGGACATCGCCGGCATCGCCGGGGGCATCTTCTTCCGCGGCGACGCGGTCGTCGCGACCGGCATCGTGCTCGCACCGGAACTGCCGATCGAGGAGCCGGTGTTCCTGCTCTTCCTCGTGGTGTGCACCATGGTCGTCTACACGGGCGCGGTGCGACTGCTGTCGGCCCGCGCCCGGGCGCGAAGGGAGGTGCACCCGTGA
- a CDS encoding LuxR C-terminal-related transcriptional regulator codes for MSTSTTSESETDLVARAVRELAQRTRFPVTFGGLIDDGVVSVTSIVGNRTRSLDGLRVKPERGLGGRAMMELRPRMTNDYGSSQQITHDYDVFVLGEGLRTLLALPIIVDGRPRGVLYAGSWDRTPVGGVTTAPAMQVAHSVAEELRIRDEVERRLRAAGPTSGSVPARQREELRESFAELRSIAASVDDVDLRARIAQVERRLVTLSGDAATATTGPIPIVHLSRRETDVLACAALGATNGEIASQLGLREGTVKAYLGTAMSKLDASTRHAAVTKARRAGLLP; via the coding sequence GTGAGCACATCGACCACGAGCGAGTCGGAGACCGACCTCGTCGCCCGTGCAGTGCGCGAACTCGCCCAGCGCACCCGGTTTCCCGTGACGTTCGGCGGCCTGATCGACGACGGGGTCGTCAGCGTCACGAGCATCGTCGGCAACCGCACGCGCAGCCTCGACGGTCTGCGCGTCAAGCCCGAGCGCGGCCTGGGCGGGCGCGCGATGATGGAGCTGCGTCCGCGCATGACGAACGACTACGGCTCGTCTCAGCAGATCACGCACGACTACGACGTCTTCGTGCTCGGCGAGGGGCTGCGCACCCTGCTCGCGCTGCCGATCATCGTCGACGGTCGTCCGCGCGGAGTGCTCTACGCCGGGTCGTGGGACCGGACGCCGGTGGGGGGCGTGACCACGGCCCCCGCGATGCAGGTCGCCCATTCGGTCGCGGAGGAACTGCGCATCCGAGACGAGGTGGAGCGACGCCTGCGAGCCGCGGGCCCGACATCGGGCTCGGTGCCGGCGCGCCAGCGCGAAGAGCTGCGGGAGAGCTTCGCAGAGCTCCGCAGCATCGCCGCGTCGGTCGACGACGTGGATCTGCGTGCGCGCATCGCCCAGGTGGAGCGCCGGCTGGTGACCCTCTCGGGTGATGCCGCGACAGCGACGACCGGCCCCATCCCGATCGTGCACCTCTCCCGCCGGGAGACGGATGTCCTCGCCTGCGCGGCCCTCGGTGCGACCAACGGCGAGATCGCCTCTCAGTTGGGACTGCGCGAGGGCACCGTGAAGGCCTACCTCGGCACGGCGATGTCGAAGCTGGACGCCTCGACCCGGCACGCCGCGGTCACGAAGGCGCGTCGGGCGGGCCTGCTCCCCTGA
- a CDS encoding phytoene/squalene synthase family protein, translating into MTPTRDGSPDESLGRFSRAADTASTEVIRTYSTSFGLATRLLGERHRQHVRNIYAMVRIADEVVDGVAAQAGLDAAAQSEALASYVAETHRAMRAGYSTDLVLHAFARTARECGIGEDLTQPFFDSMGADIAAEADFTPYDAAAHARYVYGSAEVVGLMCLQVFLRGERRTAHERETLTHGARQLGAAFQNVNFLRDLADDTDRLQRGYLGGSERVTDADRDEWVRTIRMQLTDARRSIPLLPKDARAAVRSALALFDALTTRIAKTPSAVLYEKRVRVPDPIKALLTARAVLVTSLERDR; encoded by the coding sequence ATGACACCGACTCGCGACGGCTCTCCCGACGAGAGCCTCGGCCGATTCAGCCGTGCCGCCGACACCGCATCGACCGAGGTGATCCGCACGTACTCCACGTCGTTCGGCCTCGCGACACGCCTGCTCGGAGAGCGGCACCGTCAGCACGTGCGCAACATCTACGCGATGGTGCGCATCGCCGACGAGGTCGTCGACGGCGTCGCCGCCCAGGCCGGACTCGATGCCGCGGCGCAGAGCGAGGCGCTGGCGTCGTACGTCGCCGAGACGCACCGTGCGATGCGGGCCGGCTACAGCACCGACCTCGTGCTGCACGCCTTCGCCAGGACAGCACGGGAGTGCGGGATCGGCGAGGACCTCACGCAGCCGTTCTTCGACTCGATGGGCGCCGACATCGCCGCCGAGGCGGACTTCACCCCGTACGACGCCGCCGCGCATGCCCGATACGTCTACGGCTCGGCCGAGGTCGTGGGCCTCATGTGCCTGCAGGTGTTCCTCCGCGGCGAGCGCCGCACCGCCCATGAGCGCGAGACCCTGACCCACGGGGCACGCCAGCTCGGCGCCGCCTTCCAGAACGTGAACTTCCTGCGAGACCTCGCCGACGACACCGACAGGCTCCAGCGCGGGTACCTCGGCGGATCCGAACGGGTCACCGACGCCGACCGCGACGAGTGGGTGCGCACCATCCGCATGCAGCTCACCGACGCGCGGCGCTCCATCCCGCTCCTGCCGAAGGACGCGCGTGCCGCGGTCCGCAGCGCGCTCGCGCTCTTCGATGCCCTGACGACGAGGATCGCGAAGACCCCGTCCGCGGTCCTCTACGAGAAGCGGGTCCGAGTGCCCGATCCGATCAAGGCGCTGCTCACGGCCCGCGCCGTGCTCGTGACGTCGCTGGAGCGGGACCGATGA
- a CDS encoding lycopene cyclase domain-containing protein, whose translation MTYLELSAWFVGVAVVAAIVLSLIAGRRRAHIGAIALTLAALVILTAVFDTLMIATGLFHYSPAHLLGVHIGLAPLEDFAYPVAGAILLPTLWAALRARRSRRDAEASS comes from the coding sequence GTGACCTATCTCGAGCTCTCGGCCTGGTTCGTGGGCGTCGCCGTGGTCGCGGCGATCGTGCTCTCGCTGATCGCGGGCCGGCGGCGCGCGCATATCGGGGCGATCGCCCTGACGCTCGCGGCCCTCGTCATCCTCACCGCGGTGTTCGACACGCTGATGATCGCGACCGGGCTGTTCCACTACTCGCCCGCGCATCTGCTCGGCGTGCACATCGGTCTCGCGCCGCTGGAGGACTTCGCGTATCCCGTCGCCGGCGCCATCCTGCTCCCGACGCTGTGGGCCGCGCTGCGAGCCCGGCGCAGCCGTCGCGATGCGGAGGCGAGCTCGTGA
- the idi gene encoding isopentenyl-diphosphate Delta-isomerase — MDEVTLLSPDGVAIGALAKDAVHTTDTPLHLAFSCYVLDREGRLLVTRRALAKRTWPGVWTNSFCGHPRPDEDMTDAVQRRALDELGLRITDISLALPDYRYRAVDASGIVENEICPVHVAIADGPLSPDPDEVAEWAWVDPAVFARSVSGAPFAFSPWLTEQLPRLRELGVV; from the coding sequence ATGGATGAGGTCACCCTCCTTTCCCCTGACGGAGTCGCGATCGGAGCACTCGCGAAAGACGCCGTGCACACCACCGACACCCCCCTGCATCTGGCCTTCTCGTGCTACGTGCTCGACCGCGAGGGACGCCTGCTCGTCACCCGCCGAGCACTGGCGAAGCGCACCTGGCCCGGCGTCTGGACCAACAGCTTCTGCGGACACCCGCGCCCCGACGAGGACATGACGGATGCCGTCCAGCGGCGAGCACTCGACGAGCTCGGACTCCGGATCACCGATATCTCGCTGGCTCTGCCGGACTACCGCTACCGGGCTGTGGACGCGAGCGGCATCGTCGAGAACGAGATCTGCCCCGTGCACGTCGCGATCGCCGACGGCCCCCTCTCCCCCGATCCCGACGAGGTCGCGGAATGGGCGTGGGTCGACCCCGCCGTTTTCGCCCGGTCGGTCAGCGGAGCGCCCTTCGCCTTCAGCCCCTGGCTCACCGAACAGCTCCCCCGCCTTCGCGAGCTCGGAGTCGTCTGA
- a CDS encoding polyprenyl synthetase family protein — translation MSTRLEEVLRQRFAFHCDNAEAYGSEFADLWRATADHALGGKLVRPRLLLDIHRALTPDTGDEPDLAAVDIAAHIELLHYAFLLHDDVIDGDLTRRKRPNLIGALAAGIPGATEEDSLHWARSSAILMGDLLLSAAILGFARADVPSHARTRLLDLVEQTILETVAGEHTDVALSHGIIPSDVDTVLAMSVYKTATYSFSLPLRAAALLAGSSVAAEQTLEDVGRRLGLAYQLQDDLLCVFGDHRAHGKDAFSDLREGKETAIIAFARATDAWPQISPRFGAVDLTLHEATAMRDLLRGCGAERFVVGLIGEQLDGVYALLSEAERAGQITSDAARAILVSASRLEGRQV, via the coding sequence ATGAGCACCCGCCTCGAAGAGGTGCTGCGCCAGCGGTTCGCCTTCCACTGCGACAATGCGGAGGCGTACGGCAGTGAATTCGCCGACCTGTGGCGCGCGACCGCCGATCACGCCCTGGGCGGCAAGCTCGTGCGTCCGCGGCTCCTCCTCGACATCCACCGCGCACTCACCCCCGACACGGGCGACGAGCCGGACCTCGCGGCGGTGGACATCGCGGCGCACATCGAGCTGCTGCACTACGCCTTCCTCCTTCATGACGATGTCATCGACGGAGACCTCACCCGGCGCAAGCGGCCCAACCTCATCGGGGCGCTCGCTGCGGGAATCCCCGGCGCGACCGAGGAGGACTCGCTGCACTGGGCCCGATCGAGCGCGATCCTGATGGGAGACCTGCTGCTGTCGGCGGCCATCCTGGGCTTCGCCAGGGCCGATGTCCCCTCGCATGCCCGCACCCGCCTCCTGGATCTGGTGGAGCAGACCATCCTCGAGACCGTGGCCGGCGAGCACACCGACGTCGCCCTGAGCCACGGCATCATCCCCTCGGACGTCGACACGGTCCTGGCCATGAGCGTCTACAAGACGGCCACCTACTCGTTCTCGCTGCCTCTGCGGGCTGCCGCGCTGCTCGCAGGCTCCTCCGTCGCGGCAGAACAGACGCTCGAGGATGTCGGACGCCGCCTGGGCCTCGCCTACCAGCTGCAGGACGATCTGCTGTGCGTGTTCGGCGATCATCGGGCCCACGGCAAGGACGCCTTCTCGGATCTGCGCGAGGGCAAGGAGACCGCGATCATCGCCTTCGCGAGGGCGACCGATGCGTGGCCGCAGATCTCACCGCGATTCGGAGCGGTCGACCTGACCCTGCATGAGGCCACCGCCATGCGCGACCTGCTGCGGGGCTGCGGTGCGGAGCGCTTCGTGGTCGGACTCATCGGCGAGCAGCTGGACGGCGTGTACGCGCTGCTCAGCGAGGCCGAGCGCGCCGGACAGATCACCTCGGACGCGGCACGGGCGATCCTCGTCTCCGCCTCCCGCCTCGAAGGACGACAGGTATGA
- a CDS encoding DMT family transporter, protein MSWIVLIVSGVLEAVWATALGKSEGLTKLWPSVIFVGGLLLSMVGLAFAMREISTGTAYAVWVGIGATLTVVWAMATGDSDISWPRILLLLGLVGCIVGLKLIDPGHE, encoded by the coding sequence ATGTCGTGGATCGTGCTGATCGTCTCCGGAGTCCTCGAGGCCGTATGGGCGACCGCTCTCGGTAAGTCCGAAGGACTCACCAAACTCTGGCCGAGCGTCATCTTCGTCGGCGGACTGCTTCTCTCGATGGTCGGTCTCGCCTTCGCGATGCGCGAGATATCCACCGGCACCGCCTACGCCGTGTGGGTGGGAATCGGCGCCACCCTCACGGTCGTGTGGGCGATGGCGACCGGGGACAGCGATATCTCCTGGCCCCGCATCCTGCTTCTGCTGGGATTGGTCGGATGCATCGTCGGACTGAAATTGATCGACCCGGGTCACGAATAA
- a CDS encoding solute symporter family protein, protein MNAVHAATAAPTVESNPILNISIFAAFVAVTLFIVIRASRNNKTAADYYAAGRSFTGPQNGFAIAGDYLSAASFLGICGAIAINGYDGFLYSIGFLVAWLVALLLVAELMRNTGKFTMADVLSFRLKQKPVRMAAAITTLAVCFFYLLAQMAGAGGLVSLLLGIDGRVGQSIVIAVVGVLMIVYVLIGGMKGTTWVQIVKAFLLIGGAIAMTIWVLAINGFNLNTLLEAAVANSDKGEAILGPGLQYGANPWDFLSLGMALVLGTAGLPHVLMRFYTVPTAKEARRSVVWAIWLIGGFYLLTLVLGYGAGALVGADVIAAAPGGPNSAAPLLALYLGGPVLLGFISAVAFATILAVVAGLTITAAASFAHDIYANVIQKGKKDAAGAPVTADPNAEVRVARRTVVVIGILAIVGGIGAQGQNIAFLVALAFAVAASANLPTILYSLFWRRFNTRGAVWSMYGGLAAAIILIVLSPVFSGSPTSMIPGIDIVLWPMNNPGIVSIPLGFFLGWLGTITSRTKESPQLAAEMEVRSLTGFGAEKAVDH, encoded by the coding sequence ATGAACGCGGTGCATGCGGCGACCGCCGCCCCGACCGTCGAGAGCAACCCGATCCTGAACATCTCGATCTTCGCGGCCTTCGTGGCGGTGACGCTGTTCATCGTCATCCGCGCGAGCCGCAACAACAAGACGGCGGCCGACTACTACGCAGCAGGACGCTCGTTCACCGGCCCCCAGAACGGTTTCGCCATCGCCGGCGACTACCTGTCGGCGGCATCGTTCCTCGGCATCTGCGGGGCGATCGCGATCAACGGGTACGACGGATTCCTGTATTCCATCGGCTTCCTGGTCGCCTGGCTCGTCGCGCTGCTGCTGGTGGCCGAGCTGATGCGGAACACCGGCAAGTTCACGATGGCCGACGTGCTGTCGTTCCGGCTCAAGCAGAAGCCGGTGCGCATGGCGGCCGCGATCACGACGCTCGCGGTGTGCTTCTTCTATCTGCTGGCGCAGATGGCAGGGGCCGGGGGGCTGGTCTCGCTGCTGCTCGGCATCGACGGTCGGGTGGGGCAGTCGATCGTGATCGCCGTGGTCGGCGTGCTGATGATCGTGTACGTGCTCATCGGCGGAATGAAGGGCACGACCTGGGTGCAGATCGTCAAGGCGTTCCTGCTCATCGGCGGTGCCATCGCCATGACCATCTGGGTGCTGGCCATCAACGGGTTCAACCTCAACACGCTTCTCGAAGCCGCCGTGGCCAACTCCGACAAGGGCGAGGCGATCCTCGGACCGGGGCTCCAGTACGGCGCGAACCCCTGGGACTTCCTGTCTCTGGGTATGGCGCTGGTGCTGGGAACCGCGGGTCTGCCGCACGTGCTGATGCGGTTCTACACGGTGCCCACCGCGAAGGAGGCGCGGCGATCGGTGGTCTGGGCCATCTGGCTGATCGGCGGGTTCTACCTGCTGACGCTGGTGCTCGGCTACGGCGCCGGCGCCCTGGTCGGCGCCGATGTGATCGCGGCCGCTCCGGGCGGGCCGAACTCCGCGGCCCCGCTGCTCGCGCTCTACCTCGGCGGCCCTGTGCTCCTCGGGTTCATCTCGGCGGTCGCGTTCGCCACGATCCTCGCGGTGGTCGCCGGGCTCACGATCACGGCCGCCGCGTCCTTCGCGCACGACATCTACGCGAACGTGATCCAGAAGGGCAAGAAGGACGCGGCGGGCGCCCCGGTCACGGCTGATCCGAATGCCGAGGTGCGGGTGGCCCGTCGGACGGTCGTCGTGATCGGCATCCTCGCCATCGTCGGCGGGATCGGCGCGCAGGGACAGAACATCGCGTTCCTCGTGGCGCTGGCGTTCGCGGTGGCGGCCTCGGCCAACCTTCCCACGATCCTGTACTCGCTCTTCTGGCGTCGTTTCAACACCCGCGGTGCGGTGTGGAGCATGTACGGCGGACTGGCGGCCGCGATCATCCTGATCGTGCTGTCCCCGGTCTTCTCCGGCTCGCCCACGTCGATGATCCCGGGTATCGACATCGTGCTGTGGCCCATGAACAACCCGGGCATCGTGTCGATCCCGCTCGGGTTCTTCCTCGGCTGGCTCGGCACGATCACGAGCCGCACGAAGGAATCGCCGCAGCTCGCCGCCGAGATGGAGGTGCGCTCGCTCACCGGGTTCGGTGCGGAGAAGGCGGTCGATCACTGA
- the crtI gene encoding phytoene desaturase family protein, which yields MSRVAVIGAGVAGLAVAGLLARDGHEVTVYEKNGRVGGRAGTIERDGFRFDSGPSWYLMPEVFDHFFAMMGTSTEAQLDLTLLDPGYRVFREPSAEGSPSPSVTVPAGRDEVSRLFESREPGAAKALDAYLDSAHEARVMAERYFLYNPFTRLRGLMTPEMLRALPRLFTLLGTRLQSFAARRFRDPVIRQLLGYPAVFLGTDPRTAPAMYHLMSALDLDEGVSYPQGGFWRVVERIAAVAESAGVRIVRDADVTAITTGIRSGIPTATGLEWRDSDGVAHAVEADIVVSGADLHHTETALLPAHLRTYPDSWWQRRTSGPGAVLVMLGVRGSLPDLPHHSLFFTDDWDANFDAIFGDDPTIPAPASIYVCRPSATDDSVAPEGHENLFVLVPIPADTALGGGGSDGAGSALIERTADAAIDQIAAWAGIPDLRDRIVVRETKGPADFLEDYNSWRGGMLGPAHILSQSAMFRAQNASRRVAGLYYAGATTAPGVGVPMCLISAEIVLKRIRGDHSSGPLDVPAAADPAASAS from the coding sequence ATGAGCCGCGTCGCCGTCATCGGCGCGGGAGTCGCCGGCCTGGCGGTCGCGGGACTGCTCGCCCGCGACGGGCACGAGGTGACCGTCTACGAGAAGAACGGTCGGGTGGGCGGTCGTGCGGGCACGATCGAGCGCGACGGCTTCCGTTTCGACTCCGGCCCCTCGTGGTATCTGATGCCCGAGGTGTTCGACCACTTCTTCGCGATGATGGGCACCAGCACCGAGGCGCAGCTGGATCTCACGCTGCTCGATCCCGGCTACCGCGTCTTCCGCGAGCCTTCGGCAGAGGGCTCCCCCTCTCCGTCCGTCACCGTTCCCGCGGGGCGCGACGAGGTGTCACGCCTGTTCGAGTCTCGCGAGCCGGGTGCGGCGAAGGCGCTCGATGCCTACCTCGACTCCGCGCACGAGGCCAGGGTGATGGCCGAGCGCTACTTCCTCTACAACCCGTTCACGCGGCTGCGCGGACTGATGACTCCCGAGATGCTCCGCGCGCTCCCGCGTCTCTTCACGCTGCTGGGCACCCGCCTGCAGTCGTTCGCCGCTCGTCGGTTCCGCGATCCGGTGATCCGGCAGCTGCTCGGCTATCCCGCGGTGTTCCTCGGCACGGACCCCCGCACGGCGCCCGCGATGTACCACCTGATGAGCGCGCTCGACCTCGACGAGGGCGTGAGCTATCCGCAGGGCGGCTTCTGGCGGGTCGTCGAGCGGATCGCCGCCGTCGCGGAATCCGCAGGGGTCCGGATCGTGCGAGATGCCGATGTCACAGCCATCACGACCGGCATCCGTTCCGGGATCCCCACGGCCACGGGCCTCGAATGGCGCGACTCCGACGGCGTCGCGCACGCGGTCGAGGCGGACATCGTGGTCTCGGGCGCCGACCTGCATCACACCGAGACGGCGCTGCTGCCCGCCCATCTGCGGACCTACCCCGACTCGTGGTGGCAACGGCGCACGAGCGGCCCTGGCGCGGTGCTCGTCATGCTCGGCGTGCGCGGCTCGCTTCCCGACCTCCCGCATCATTCGCTGTTCTTCACCGACGACTGGGACGCCAACTTCGACGCGATCTTCGGCGACGATCCGACGATCCCCGCCCCTGCGTCCATCTACGTATGCCGCCCCAGCGCGACCGATGACTCGGTGGCCCCGGAGGGACACGAGAACCTCTTCGTGCTGGTGCCGATCCCCGCCGACACCGCACTGGGCGGCGGCGGATCCGACGGTGCGGGCTCCGCGCTGATCGAGCGCACGGCGGATGCGGCGATCGACCAGATCGCCGCCTGGGCCGGGATCCCCGACCTGCGCGATCGCATCGTCGTGCGCGAGACCAAGGGACCCGCCGACTTCCTCGAGGACTACAACTCGTGGCGCGGCGGGATGCTCGGCCCCGCGCACATCCTGTCGCAGAGTGCGATGTTCCGCGCGCAGAACGCATCGCGCCGCGTCGCCGGCCTGTACTACGCCGGAGCCACCACAGCACCCGGCGTGGGCGTGCCGATGTGCCTGATCAGCGCCGAGATCGTGCTCAAGCGCATTCGCGGAGACCACTCCAGCGGACCCCTCGATGTTCCCGCGGCGGCCGATCCGGCGGCGAGCGCGTCGTGA
- a CDS encoding DUF485 domain-containing protein — protein sequence MTDHPTADSAGAIDYIAIEESPRFRELKKTQRSFIFPLAAFFLIWYFVYVLLAAFAIDFMSQRVWGDITVGLLMGLGQFVTTFAITMGYVAFANRKLDPIATEIREGLEKAQGDA from the coding sequence ATGACCGACCATCCGACGGCGGATTCCGCAGGTGCGATCGATTACATCGCGATCGAAGAATCCCCCCGATTCCGTGAATTGAAGAAGACCCAGCGGTCGTTCATCTTCCCGCTCGCGGCATTCTTCCTGATCTGGTATTTCGTCTATGTCCTGCTCGCCGCATTCGCGATCGACTTCATGTCGCAGCGGGTGTGGGGCGATATCACCGTCGGCCTGCTGATGGGGCTCGGCCAGTTCGTCACCACATTCGCGATCACGATGGGCTATGTGGCATTCGCGAACAGAAAACTCGATCCGATAGCGACGGAGATCCGCGAAGGGCTCGAGAAGGCGCAGGGCGACGCATGA
- a CDS encoding MarR family winged helix-turn-helix transcriptional regulator — protein MRNGPDASPRGGGASDALVSREEEPVERLSHAALYDVDSSDPRSTLVDRSGVDPEDLRQIAQVMGALGELRDAEQKLSLASRRYMRLNDTDMRALHYLIVSENRGATATPGAIATHLGISTASTTKLLDRLEKGGHIRRAPHPTDRRALAISITPETRQAAMETVGKQQAKRFYSAARLTPEERDVVIRFLSDMAQEIAIRDEPWAQAGVATSE, from the coding sequence ATGCGCAACGGACCCGACGCCAGTCCCCGCGGGGGCGGCGCGTCGGATGCGCTCGTGTCACGCGAAGAGGAGCCCGTCGAGAGGTTGTCGCACGCGGCGCTCTACGACGTGGATTCGAGTGATCCCCGCAGCACCCTCGTCGATCGCTCGGGCGTCGACCCCGAAGATCTGCGTCAGATCGCGCAGGTCATGGGCGCCCTGGGCGAACTCAGAGATGCGGAGCAGAAGCTGTCTCTCGCGTCGCGGCGCTATATGCGTCTCAACGACACGGACATGAGGGCTCTGCACTACCTGATCGTGTCGGAGAACCGGGGTGCGACCGCGACGCCCGGTGCGATCGCGACGCACCTGGGAATCTCGACCGCCTCGACCACGAAGCTGCTGGATCGGCTGGAGAAGGGCGGACACATCCGCCGGGCCCCGCATCCGACCGACCGACGCGCGCTGGCGATCTCGATCACGCCGGAGACCCGCCAGGCGGCCATGGAGACCGTGGGGAAGCAGCAGGCCAAGCGGTTCTACTCGGCCGCCAGGCTGACGCCGGAGGAGCGGGACGTGGTCATCCGCTTCCTCTCGGACATGGCGCAGGAGATCGCGATCCGGGATGAGCCGTGGGCCCAGGCCGGAGTCGCGACCTCCGAGTGA